The following is a genomic window from Pseudomonas purpurea.
TGCATGTCGAGCAGTTCGACGCCAATGCGCCGTTGGGTGAGCTGCTGCCGACCTCGGCGACCTTGCTGCGTCAACTCAAGGACACCGGCACGCTGGACTTCGCCAGGCTTGGCGGCGAGCCACAGGCCGCATGGCTGACCCTGCTTTCACGCGGGTTGAACCTGGACACCACGTTGCGGGTCAGTTTGTCTGGCGCCACGGCCGAAGCCTGGCGACAGGCGCTGGTGGGGCAGGGCGTTCGGGCGGCGCGGATGGAGACCGGTACGGTCGACACGCCGGGCCTGCATATCGAATTGCTGCGATAAACCGCTCTGGGGCGAACGTGCGGCCCGCCGTTCGCCTACTCTTTGTCGATTGACCTTTCACGAGACTGTTCATGCTCAATAACGATCGACTGTTGGTGCAGATTCTGTTGCTGGTGCTGTTTGGCGCCAGTTTCTGGGTGATGGCGCCGTTCTGGTCGGCGCTGTTCTGGGGGGCGGTGCTGGCGTTCGCCAGTTGGCCGCTGATGCGCCTGCTGACCCGTTTGCTTAACGGGCGTGAGTCGCTTGCGGCCGCGTTGCTGACCCTGGGCTGGATGGTGCTGGTGGCGGCACCGATGGTCTGGCTGGGTTTGAACCTGGCTGATCATGTGCGCGATGCCACGACGTTCATCAAGGATGTTCAGGTCGATGGCCTGCCGGAAGCGCCGGTCTGGCTGGCAACGGTTCCTCTGGTCGGAGAACGGCTGGTGGGGCTCTGGAACAGCATCGATCAACAGGGTGCGGCGCTGATGCTGGCGGTCAAACCCTATCTGGGGCAGGTCGGCAACTGGTTGCTGGCGCGTAGCGCGCAGATCGGCGGCGGAATCCTGGAACTGACCTTAAGTATCGTGTTCGTGTTCTTTTTCTACCGCGATGGCCCGCGCCTGGCGATGTTCGTCCATCGCTTGCTGGAGCGGCTGATCGGTGACCGCGCCGGTTACTACATCGAACTGGTGGCCGGTACGGTACAGCGGGTGGTCAACGGGGTGATCGGCACTGCTGCCGCGCAGGCCATCCTGGCGGTGATCGGTTTCCTGATCGCCGGTGTCCCCGGTGCGCTGGTGCTGGGCATCGTGACTTTCCTGCTCAGCCTGATTCCCATGGGCCCGCCGCTGGTGTGGATTCCCGCCACGGCGTGGCTGGCCTGGAAAGGCGAGTACGGGATGGCGGTGTTCCTCGGTATCTGGGGCACGTTCATCATCAGCGGTGTCGACAACGTGCTCAAACCCTACCTCATCAGCCGTGGCGGTAACCTGCCGCTGGTGATTGTGTTGCTGGGGGTGTTTGGCGGGTTGATTGCCTTCGGCTTCATTGGCCTGTTTATCGGCCCGACTTTGCTGGCGGTGGCGTACAGCCTGTTGATCGACTGGAGTGCGAGCCAGGCGCGGGGTGAAGACAAACGCTGACCGACGAAGGCGAGGGCGCAGGTTCCCTCGCTACCGCGCTCGGATCGCGACGCTCAGGCACTGACCCACGCAGCGGCGTATCTGTTGCGCTGCCTACAGGGAAGCAGGCGTGCGTGACAAGCGAACGACCGCCGTCAGGCCGCCTCCCGGGGTCTCTTCCAGGCTCAACTGTCCGCCCATGCGTTGCGCGGCCTCGCGGGCGATGGTCATGCCCAGGCCAACGCCGCCGGAGTTGCGATTGCGTGAACCTTCCAGGCGATAGAACGGCTCGAACACCGCTTCACGTTTGTCCGCCGCGATCCCGGGGCCGTGATCAATGACACGAATCAGCAACTGCTCGCGGTTGTCTTCAAGGCTGATCAAGGCGTACCCGGCGTAGCGCAAGGCGTTGTCCAACAGGTTGTTGAGGCAGGAGCGCAAGGCCATTGGCTGCACGTGCAACGGTGCGCAGTGGCCTTGGGCCTGAACGTCGGCCCCCTGGTCCTGAGCGTTTTCGCTGAGGGATTCAACCAGTGCCTGCACATCCATCAACTGCCAGGCTTCGCTGGTGCGTTGTTCGTGCAGGTAGCTGAGGGTGGCGTCGAGCATGCCGATCATGTCGTCGAGGTCCTGGCGCATCTGCCCCTGCAACTTGTGGTCGTCAATCTGTTCGAGTCTTAGCTTGAGGCGCGACAGCGGCGTGCGCAGGTCATGGGAAACAGCGCCGAGCATGCGCCCGCGCTGCTGCACTTGCTGGCGAATGCGTTGCTGCATCAGGTTGAAGGTGTGCGCGGCTTGCCGCGCCTCGCGCGGGCCGGACTCATCGAGTGGCGGGCTGTCGAGGTTTTCGCTGAGGCGTTCGGCGGCGGCGCTCAAGCGCTGGATCGGCCGGCTCAGCAACTTGGCACCGTACCAGGCGGCAATAATCAGGGAAATGAACTGGAAGGTCAGCGGCACCAACGGCCCGCCAAACCACGGCCGTGGCGGGCGTGGTTCGAAGCGCGGATGGGGCGGGCGAGTCCCGTCAAGTTCGGCGGAAAACCGCGATGGTGGCGCAGGTGGAGGGCCGTAATGGTGAAACCAGAAAAACGCCAGCAGGTGCGCCAGCACGATCGCCACCAGCAGCACCCCGAACAGGCGGCCGAACAGCGTATCGAAGCGCATGCGCATCAGCCGATGTCTCGGGCGTCGAACAGGTAACCCTCGCCACGTACGGTCTTGATCAATTGCGGGGCCTTGGGGTCGTCGCCAAGTTTTTGCCGCAGGCGCGAGACCAGCAGGTCGATGCTGCGATCAAACGCCTCGATCGAGCGGCCCCGGGCCGCGTCGAGCA
Proteins encoded in this region:
- a CDS encoding AI-2E family transporter yields the protein MLNNDRLLVQILLLVLFGASFWVMAPFWSALFWGAVLAFASWPLMRLLTRLLNGRESLAAALLTLGWMVLVAAPMVWLGLNLADHVRDATTFIKDVQVDGLPEAPVWLATVPLVGERLVGLWNSIDQQGAALMLAVKPYLGQVGNWLLARSAQIGGGILELTLSIVFVFFFYRDGPRLAMFVHRLLERLIGDRAGYYIELVAGTVQRVVNGVIGTAAAQAILAVIGFLIAGVPGALVLGIVTFLLSLIPMGPPLVWIPATAWLAWKGEYGMAVFLGIWGTFIISGVDNVLKPYLISRGGNLPLVIVLLGVFGGLIAFGFIGLFIGPTLLAVAYSLLIDWSASQARGEDKR
- a CDS encoding HAMP domain-containing sensor histidine kinase produces the protein MRMRFDTLFGRLFGVLLVAIVLAHLLAFFWFHHYGPPPAPPSRFSAELDGTRPPHPRFEPRPPRPWFGGPLVPLTFQFISLIIAAWYGAKLLSRPIQRLSAAAERLSENLDSPPLDESGPREARQAAHTFNLMQQRIRQQVQQRGRMLGAVSHDLRTPLSRLKLRLEQIDDHKLQGQMRQDLDDMIGMLDATLSYLHEQRTSEAWQLMDVQALVESLSENAQDQGADVQAQGHCAPLHVQPMALRSCLNNLLDNALRYAGYALISLEDNREQLLIRVIDHGPGIAADKREAVFEPFYRLEGSRNRNSGGVGLGMTIAREAAQRMGGQLSLEETPGGGLTAVVRLSRTPASL